The Raphanus sativus cultivar WK10039 unplaced genomic scaffold, ASM80110v3 Scaffold2571, whole genome shotgun sequence genome includes the window GAAGCTGGACGAAATTCAAGGTGTCCAACAGACTCGTCCTAAACCCGCAGCAAGGAGAGAACGCCCTAGGCGGACCAACCGATCCAATGACGATTTTGGAGAAAGAGAGTTCCCTGATGGCGACAGCAAGAGCCAAaagaagagcacatccacacATGCACCTGTAGCTGAGCCATCCATATTCATCAGTGAAAAGCCCAAAGGTAAATCTGAATGCAGCTTTGAAGATCtaaaagatttttcagattcattACCAATTTTTGATGAATATGATGATGAGCCAACTGAAAGTCTGATGAATTGTGAGGATACTTGTGATTTTCCTACTCCTGAATCTGAGTTGATGCTTGATAGTAAACTAACCTGTTTTGAGCCGGAGCTTCCGAGCAGTCTTATTCTTAGTTCACAGgattttgaggaagagccattcaaccaaccacatcatggacgacttcctggcactaggacacctttggatgatgatctaggtccCATATTTGATGAGGAAGACGATCttggtccagtctttgatgaggaagcacCAAGCATCAACATGGACAGTCATCTTtgctttgatcccggcacaACTCCTCCCATTTTATCCACTGACATTCAAGAGCACTGTGAGAaacttgatttgatttattcTCTGCCTGAATTGTTTGTTGGAATCAGTTCTCATAATGTCAAAAGTTTTGGTCTAGACAatgtgaaagaattttgtgtttcaaattccatttttgataacatgattcattcttttgagaaacttgaacctgataaactctttgatcaaaaatgttttctaaatgACAATGACATCTCTTCTggtcttgttttgagttttgatcagtttctGAAACATCACAAAGGTTTTGATCATCTTGAAAAATCATTTGAGCTTGTTTTGCAACAACCAGATTTTTGTTTCCGAAAACTTTGTGAttcctttgtttgtttcaaGGATAATTGGTTTGATCTGAGTTTCTCTAGTCATGGACTGATCACTGGTGATTTGTTTGCATTCCCTTGTGCCTTGGACGAATTTATGGTTAAGACTTTGCTAGAACAGaaatcacttagaactgaaacCGATTCTTGTTGTGATTCTGATTTGAAACCTGCCCCTTCTTATTTTGAATCTGATCTTGATCTAAAGTTTTTGTGTTCTGAATATGATCAACCTAGGCTCGTCTTGAATATGTTCTATGGTGTTTCATGCCTTGAAAGCATTCTGATTTGCAACACCTTCTTTGAAAAACATATTGAGCCTTGGAAAAGTAATTCTCAGTTTGAGCTTGATCTTTTGTGTTCTAAATCTGAGAAACTTGTGCATGTTGTGAAATTATTCTTTAGGAACTATGAAATCACGAGCCTTGACACCATTCTGGTCTGTAATGTTTACTTTGATGTGCATCTTGACAGGCTGAAATGTGTGCAACTTGTTCTTGGAAAATATAGCTTGATTTCTGATTTGCACAAGTACATgtcttgcacatatgatcctggtattttaatgtttgttttgagtGTCCAGGATAAACAGGTTCAGCCTCAGAGAAGAGAAAGCATTGACCATTCTCGTCAGCCTGAAATTTGGAGATGCATTGATACATCCACTCAAACTGgctaccttggagatgccagcgacaCAGGTTCAGTCCAAAGCAAATATCTCGGCGTCCAGAAGGTCTTTCGTCTTGACTCCAATTTTCCTGGAAAGCCAACTCCCCAAGGTttcactgaggcttggaatcacttgaaaagcttcacggaggaaggagttatgaaATTTTCAAACAGGCGGTTTACCAGTCCATCTATCTGCGAGTACCCAGCTTTTGAAGCAGATTCAAGCCTtgtgaagaagcggcctgagccaaagccgatcataggattcaagatgaATCTCTCCTCTTTCCAGGAAGCTCAATATCAGGAAAAATGGCCACGGAatcatgaagttatgatccattctctaAAACCGGCCAAACCTATTCTACACTTGCTTCAATGGGAAGCTAGCCGATCCAATCAACTTCAAACCAGaccttggcgaccaggagatcaATCTACACAGTCAGGTATGACCCAAACCTTTCTCAGAAACATCTTGGAAGCTAAGtgtttactttcttcttcttattctgataTTGTGCTTGAAAATAAACGGGTTTGTGATGAAGTTAACCATCTTGAACCGGTAcagccgagtagtcttgtttctttgtcacAGGAACTGAAACTGTTGGAGCAATCTGCCAGCACTGAACCAAAGATGGAAGCAAGCAGAGGACGACGACCAAACACTTGTGTTATTGGAACATGGAACTGGAAATACTTGAGGAGAGCAAGttcaaaactccaaggaagtttctctccaagtttatttttcattgaattttacttgtttttaaaattctttttgtctgattcattctcttttgattcaggtaaaatggatttgaggacaaatccttttgaagagggagagtatgatgcacccaaaatcgagcaccgtcctgtttggttcatggacacgaccCAAGGtggtgaccttgtcgaccagctagacctagccgaggttttctcatcagattatgcaatcttggataagctgaatactcaagtgagctggactgacactatcatggacgagctgagctggaataacactcacccggacgagctgagcaagttggttcgaccTTCTGAGCTGgatcgaccatcaaaccacccgagaagcaacacagatatatgttcattgttcgaagcatatcttctaaaccatgatgtttcttcacTTGAAACCAcatggagaatgtgctcaattcaattatggaactccacgaagaagaatcagatcaaacggagttcagatgagggagttatgccatATACAACTCAGTtgatgttcagttctcgcgaattcagacatgtgtggatcgtcccgcgtgtatccgtatccttcccagcatggtgtgtacgaccagcatgaacctggacatcTTTCTGAATCTTGACTAGTCAACATCTGAGACCGCGCATTGACCAGTCTTCCttgttttccacactttgactagatctagtcaaatttgtgttttctatgcattgttttctgcactttct containing:
- the LOC130505773 gene encoding uncharacterized protein LOC130505773, giving the protein MTSKDERSRPGNSFVGLSNLQMRKINDSVANLIHAGLEQIHQKLDEIQGVQQTRPKPAARRERPRRTNRSNDDFGEREFPDGDSKSQKKSTSTHAPVAEPSIFISEKPKGKSECSFEDLKDFSDSLPIFDEYDDEPTESLMNCEDTCDFPTPESELMLDSKLTCFEPELPSSLILSSQDFEEEPFNQPHHGRLPGTRTPLDDDLGPIFDEEDDLGPVFDEEAPSINMDSHLCFDPGTTPPILSTDIQEHCEKLDLIYSLPELFVGISSHNVKSFGLDNVKEFCVSNSIFDNMIHSFEKLEPDKLFDQKCFLNDNDISSGLVLSFDQFLKHHKGFDHLEKSFELVLQQPDFCFRKLCDSFVCFKDNWFDLSFSSHGLITGDLFAFPCALDEFMVKTLLEQKSLRTETDSCCDSDLKPAPSYFESDLDLKFLCSEYDQPRLVLNMFYGVSCLESILICNTFFEKHIEPWKS